A genomic stretch from Erigeron canadensis isolate Cc75 chromosome 9, C_canadensis_v1, whole genome shotgun sequence includes:
- the LOC122581951 gene encoding mediator of RNA polymerase II transcription subunit 6, whose translation MAATPMLPPNLGPGADGNAAAAPPPPGTDMTGICFRDQLWLNTYPLDRNLVFDYFALSPFYDYTCNNEQLRMRSIHPLDTSHLSKMTGIEFMVSEVMEPHLFVIRKQKRDSPEKVTPMFTYYVLDGSIYQAPQLCNVFAARVGRALYHISKAFITAASKLEKVGYVDSENEGASVEPKAAKETIDFKEVKRVDHILASLQRKLPPAPQPPPFPEGYTPPSSAEGEQGPEAGQTDPKLPLVDPILDQGPSKRMKYT comes from the exons ATGGCGGCCACCCCAATGTTGCCACCGAATCTAGGACCCGGGGCTGATGGAAATGCTGCAGCAGCTCCACCGCCACCAGGAACTGACATGACTGGAATATGCTTCAGAGATCAGTTGTGGTTGAATACGTACCCACTGGACCGTAATCTTGTATTTGATTATTTTGCGCTTTCTCCTTTCTACGATTACACTTGCAACAATGAACAACTTCGGATGCGCTCAATTCATCCGTTAGATACTTCTCATCTTTC TAAAATGACAGGTATAGAGTTCATGGTGAGCGAAGTTATGGAACCCCACCTGTTTGTAATTCGTAAACAGAAGAGGGATAGCCCTGAGAAAGTCACTCCAATGTTTACCTACTATGTGCTTGATGGTTCTATATACCAAGCGCCACAACTTTGCAATGTCTTTGCAGCTCGGGTT GGACGAGCATTGTATCATATATCAAAGGCATTTATTACTGCTGCTTCAAAGTTGGAGAAGGTTGGGTATG TGGACTCGGAGAATGAGGGTGCATCTGTTGAACCAAAAGCTGCCAAGGAGACTATTGACTTTAAGGAGGTTAAGCGAGTAGATCACATTCTTGCCTCGTTGCAACGCAAG CTTCCACCTGCACCTCAACCTCCCCCATTTCCAGAGGGTTATACACCGCCATCAAGTGCAGAAGGGGAGCAAGGCCCTGAAGCTGGGCAAACCGACCCCAAACTTCCTCTGGTTGATCCCATCCTTGATCAAGGTCCATCTAAAAGAATGAAATATACTTAA
- the LOC122582179 gene encoding phenylacetaldehyde synthase yields the protein MENGLDLKPMDAEQLREHGHMMVDFIADYYKNIETFPVLSQVEPGYLRKLLPDSAPMQPESLEAVLQDVQSKILPGVTHWQSPDYFAYFPSNSSVAGFLGEMLSGGINMVGFSWITSPAATELEMIVLDWLANLLKLPDDFLSKGPGGGAIQGTASEALLVVLLAARDKVLREVGKDGLGKLVVYGSDQTHSSLLKACQIAGIHSDNCRLLKTETCHEYALSPESLTDAISHDVASGLIPLFLCATIGTTSSTAVDPLLALGKITKRYGIWFHVDAAYAGSACICPEYRHHLNGIEEADSFNMNCHKWFLTNFDCSALWIKDRNALIQSLSTNPEYLKNKASQGSTVVDYKDWQIPLGRRFRSLKLWLVLRLYGVENLQSYIRNHINLAKHFEGLVAQDPRFEIVATRTFSLVCFRLLPANKNEEDVNKVNQDLLDAVNSSGKIFISHTVLSGKYILRFVVGAPLTEERHVIAAWKVFQGAASTLLGNS from the exons AT GGAGAATGGGTTGGATTTGAAACCAATGGATGCAGAGCAACTAAGAGAACATGGTCACATGATGGTGGATTTCATTGCTGATTACTATAAGAATATTGAGACTTTTCCTGTGCTTAGCCAAGTTGAG CCAGGATATCTGCGTAAGCTTCTTCCTGACTCTGCACCTATGCAGCCCGAATCCTTGGAAGCAGTTCTTCAAG ATGTTCAATCGAAGATATTGCCAGGGGTTACTCATTGGCAAAGCCCAGACTACTTTGCATATTTTCCCTCTAATAGCAGTGTTGCAGGCTTTCTTGGAGAAATGCTCAGTGGAGGAATTAACATGGTGGGGTTTAGTTGGATAACTTCTCCAGCTGCTACAGAACTGGAAATGATTGTTCTTGATTGGCTTGCTAATTTACTCAAGCTTCCAGATGATTTTCTCTCCAAGG GCCCAGGAGGTGGTGCTATACAGGGCACTGCAAGTGAAGCCCTTCTTGTTGTGCTTCTGGCTGCCCGGGATAAAGTTCTAAGAGAGGTTGGTAAAGATGGTCTTGGAAAGCTCGTGGTTTATGGTTCTGATCAAACTCATTCCTCTTTACTGAAGGCATGCCAA ATAGCAGGAATTCATTCCGATAATTGTAGGCTGCTAAAAACAGAAACCTGCCATGAGTACGCTCTCTCTCCTGAATCACTCACTGATGCAATCTCACATGACGTTGCCTCTGGTTTAATCCCCCTTTTCCTTTGTGCAACT ATAGGTACTACATCATCAACAGCCGTGGATCCTTTGCTCGCACTTGGAAAGATTACCAAG AGGTACGGTATCTGGTTTCATGTCGATGCTGCATATGCTGGAAGTGCTTGTATTTGCCCAGAATACCGTCATCATTTGAATGGTATTGAAGAAGCCGACTCATTTAACATGAATTGCCATAAATGGTTCTTAACCAACTTTGATTGTTCAGCACTATGGATAAAG GACCGAAATGCCCTCATCCAGTCCCTTTCTACAAATCCTGAGTATTTGAAGAATAAA GCTTCTCAAGGTAGTACTGTTGTTGATTACAAAGACTGGCAAATCCCTCTCGGACGCAGATTCAG GTCTTTGAAACTGTGGTTGGTGTTACGACTATATGGTGTTGAGAATCTTCAGTCTTACATAAGAAACCATATAAACTTGGCTAAACATTTCGAAGGTCTTGTTGCTCAAGACCCAAGGTTTGAG ATTGTTGCCACTCGTACGTTTTCATTAGTTTGCTTTCGCCTTCTACCTGCCAacaaaaatgaagaagatgtcAACAAAGTCAACCAGGACCTCTTGGATGCTGTCAACTCATCTGGGAAGATTTTTATCTCTCATACG GTTTTATCGGGTAAATACATCTTGCGGTTCGTCGTAGGAGCTCCATTGACGGAAGAGAGACATGTAATTGCAGCTTGGAAGGTTTTTCAAGGAGCAGCCTCAACTCTTTTAGGGAATTCATAG